One region of Pseudomonas alvandae genomic DNA includes:
- a CDS encoding IclR family transcriptional regulator, which translates to MTEDTIKRRARGLDRAFDILDFLKEIGQPLRPNDIASGIGSPKSTVYELVASLLERRILEPVGKDGHVYLGRQLYFLGQAHLRHFDLSREADQALQDIVRQTRETAQMCLLNGRKYTVALMKEGERHFRISSDIGENAPIPWTASGRLLLAHLSDQQIIDLIDPDDFILPDGERLPLEQFLKEIRQAGVDGFFSFDSVADTFTHCFAAPVKDPSGVAIATLCIVAPRADAKNNYADYRRVLIESANNLARRINE; encoded by the coding sequence ATGACCGAAGACACCATCAAACGCCGGGCCCGGGGATTGGATCGGGCGTTCGATATCCTCGATTTCCTCAAGGAAATCGGCCAGCCGCTGCGCCCGAACGACATCGCCAGCGGCATCGGCAGCCCCAAGTCCACGGTCTATGAACTGGTGGCGTCGCTGCTGGAGCGGCGCATCCTCGAGCCGGTGGGCAAGGACGGCCATGTCTACCTGGGGCGCCAGTTGTATTTTCTCGGCCAGGCCCACCTGCGGCATTTCGACCTGAGTCGCGAGGCTGACCAGGCCTTGCAGGACATCGTCCGGCAGACCCGGGAAACGGCGCAGATGTGCCTGCTCAACGGGCGCAAATACACGGTCGCGCTGATGAAGGAAGGCGAGCGGCATTTCCGCATTTCCTCGGACATCGGTGAGAACGCGCCCATCCCCTGGACGGCCTCCGGGCGCCTGTTGCTGGCGCATTTGAGCGACCAGCAGATCATCGACCTGATCGACCCTGACGATTTCATCCTGCCGGACGGCGAGCGCTTGCCCCTGGAGCAATTCCTCAAGGAAATCCGCCAGGCTGGCGTCGATGGATTCTTCTCCTTCGACAGCGTCGCCGACACCTTCACCCACTGCTTCGCCGCACCGGTCAAAGACCCCAGCGGCGTTGCCATCGCGACCCTGTGCATCGTCGCCCCGAGGGCTGACGCCAAGAACAATTACGCCGACTACCGCCGGGTGCTGATCGAAAGCGCCAACAACCTGGCCCGTCGCATCAACGAATAG
- a CDS encoding RidA family protein — protein MSITRYGTGSTAGGGQPRPFARAVEADGWLHVSGQVPAVNGEIIVGGIVEQTHQTMKNLIAILKEAGYGLEDVVRCGVWLEDPRDFWSFNKVFGEYFSPEHAPARACVQASMMVDCKVEIDCVAYKKK, from the coding sequence ATGAGCATTACGCGCTACGGCACCGGCAGCACCGCAGGTGGCGGACAACCACGGCCCTTCGCCCGCGCCGTGGAGGCCGATGGCTGGCTGCACGTGTCCGGCCAGGTACCGGCGGTGAACGGCGAGATCATTGTTGGCGGCATCGTCGAACAGACCCACCAGACCATGAAGAACCTGATCGCCATTCTGAAAGAGGCTGGCTATGGCCTGGAAGACGTCGTGCGCTGCGGTGTCTGGCTGGAGGACCCACGGGATTTCTGGAGTTTCAACAAGGTCTTCGGCGAATACTTCAGCCCGGAACACGCCCCGGCCCGGGCGTGTGTGCAGGCAAGCATGATGGTCGATTGCAAGGTCGAGATCGACTGCGTGGCCTACAAGAAAAAGTGA